A window of Pseudodesulfovibrio hydrargyri contains these coding sequences:
- a CDS encoding PAS domain-containing sensor histidine kinase produces MNLQNYYDTVMELTHGIVVTLDLDGGIIHGNSELEHLSGYHLQELAGRDWFEVFIPRDERDMARRALLESVQDRGVTAFAGRIRAKDGDTVYVNWNLKPLTDSNGEIVSLLCVGQDVTDLVLREKGLLRERFTLLERNKELNCLYSLSQLMGEIHRTMDDLLTQVVELLPAAFQNPEMTYARLRLGHKIYETPGFEESDFMLKSDLVINGEKRGSLTVAVRNDAARPGFLEDERDLFTTVVQQVVILVSKRETRLAKQELERQLRQSDRLAKIGQFSAGVAHEINEPLANILGFAELALQSPDLPEQVATDLNNIVESSLHAREIIRKLMFFGRQLPPQPAFIDFNDTVEQALRITESGARRGDIEIVREYDRSLPKILADPQHMKQVVVNLVVNAIQAMVDGGTVTVRTIGLDSDAYLVVEDTGPGMTPDVLKMIFTPFFTTKDVDKGSGLGLSVIHGIVKAHGGFIQVESSPDGGTRVEVAFPCHLRDPEDEP; encoded by the coding sequence ATGAATCTCCAGAACTATTACGACACCGTTATGGAGCTGACCCACGGCATCGTGGTCACGCTCGATCTCGACGGGGGGATCATCCACGGCAACTCCGAGCTGGAGCACCTCTCCGGGTATCATCTCCAGGAACTGGCGGGCCGCGACTGGTTCGAGGTCTTCATCCCCAGGGACGAGCGGGACATGGCCCGGCGCGCCCTGCTCGAGAGCGTCCAGGACAGGGGAGTGACCGCCTTTGCCGGACGCATCCGGGCCAAGGACGGGGACACGGTCTACGTCAACTGGAACCTCAAGCCGCTGACCGACTCCAACGGCGAGATCGTCAGCCTGCTGTGCGTGGGCCAGGACGTGACCGACCTGGTCCTGCGCGAGAAGGGCCTTTTGCGCGAGCGGTTCACGCTGCTTGAGCGCAACAAGGAGCTCAACTGCCTCTATTCCCTGAGCCAGCTCATGGGCGAGATCCACCGGACCATGGACGACCTCCTGACCCAGGTGGTGGAACTGCTCCCGGCGGCCTTCCAGAACCCGGAGATGACCTACGCCCGGCTGCGCCTCGGGCACAAGATCTACGAGACCCCGGGCTTCGAGGAGAGCGATTTCATGCTCAAGTCCGACCTGGTGATCAACGGCGAGAAGCGCGGGTCGCTGACGGTCGCCGTGCGCAACGACGCGGCCCGGCCCGGTTTTCTGGAGGACGAGCGGGACCTGTTCACCACCGTGGTCCAGCAGGTGGTCATCCTGGTCTCCAAACGGGAGACGCGGTTGGCCAAACAGGAGCTGGAGCGCCAGCTCAGGCAGTCGGACCGGCTGGCCAAGATCGGCCAGTTCTCCGCCGGGGTGGCCCACGAGATCAACGAGCCCCTGGCCAACATCCTCGGCTTCGCCGAACTCGCCCTGCAGAGCCCGGACCTGCCCGAGCAGGTTGCCACGGACCTGAACAATATCGTGGAGTCCTCCCTGCACGCCCGCGAGATCATCCGCAAGCTCATGTTTTTCGGCCGCCAGCTACCGCCCCAGCCCGCGTTCATCGACTTCAACGACACGGTGGAGCAGGCCCTGCGCATCACCGAATCCGGGGCCCGGCGCGGCGACATCGAGATCGTCCGGGAGTATGACCGGAGCCTGCCCAAGATATTGGCCGATCCCCAGCACATGAAGCAGGTGGTGGTCAATCTGGTGGTCAACGCCATCCAGGCCATGGTCGACGGCGGTACCGTGACCGTCCGAACCATCGGGCTCGACAGCGACGCCTACCTGGTGGTGGAGGACACCGGCCCGGGCATGACCCCGGACGTGCTCAAGATGATCTTCACCCCGTTTTTCACCACCAAGGACGTGGACAAGGGTTCCGGCCTGGGGCTGTCCGTGATACACGGCATCGTCAAGGCCCACGGGGGATTCATTCAGGTGGAAAGCTCGCCGGACGGGGGGACCAGGGTGGAGGTCGCCTTTCCCTGCCATCTGCGCGACCCGGAGGATGAGCCATGA
- a CDS encoding sigma-54-dependent transcriptional regulator, translating to MSRTVRILAVDDSKSTLEVLKRNLVPAGYEVFTCGRVDEAVALLEDLVIDLVITDYRMPAASGLDLIKHVRANLPDVEIMMITGYPSIPGAVEAIKDGAGEYLAKPFTTEELLSSVGRIVERLQRRRVLASADTPPDNFGIIGTSPEMELVFQRIGKAAASDANVLINGESGTGKELVARAVHYNSDRRTASFVPVNCTAIPDSLVESELFGHVKGAFTGAKESRAGFFEVANGGSIFLDEIGDASPTMQAKLLRVLQSKEFCKVGSSIVKTVDVRILAATHKDLRRMVGEGSFREDLFYRINVIDINVPPLSEREDDILVLINHFLAEFSRAMHREPPTISDEALHAMRRFDWPGNVRELENLIQRLVVIVDHDTIEITDLPEAMRFSLPREGSVNRTLEEVELEHIRNVLVMTGDNKTRAAEILGINRKTLREKLKRFEGMAGQGE from the coding sequence ATGAGCAGGACTGTCCGCATTCTCGCGGTGGACGACAGCAAATCGACTCTGGAGGTGCTCAAGCGCAATCTCGTGCCCGCGGGCTACGAGGTTTTTACCTGCGGCCGGGTGGACGAGGCCGTTGCCCTGCTCGAGGACCTGGTCATCGACCTGGTCATCACCGACTACCGCATGCCCGCGGCCTCGGGGTTGGATTTGATCAAGCACGTGCGAGCCAACCTGCCGGACGTGGAAATCATGATGATAACCGGCTACCCGTCCATTCCCGGCGCGGTGGAGGCCATCAAGGACGGGGCGGGGGAGTACCTGGCCAAGCCGTTTACCACCGAGGAGCTGCTTTCGTCCGTGGGGCGCATCGTGGAGCGGCTGCAGCGCAGGCGGGTCCTGGCCTCGGCCGACACTCCACCCGACAATTTCGGGATCATCGGCACCTCTCCGGAGATGGAACTGGTCTTCCAGCGCATCGGCAAGGCCGCGGCTTCGGACGCCAACGTGCTCATCAACGGCGAGTCCGGCACCGGCAAGGAGCTGGTGGCCCGGGCCGTGCACTACAACAGCGACCGGCGGACCGCGTCGTTCGTGCCGGTCAACTGCACGGCCATCCCGGACAGCCTGGTGGAGAGCGAGCTGTTCGGCCACGTCAAGGGGGCCTTCACCGGGGCCAAGGAGTCCAGGGCGGGCTTCTTCGAGGTCGCCAACGGCGGGTCCATTTTCCTGGACGAGATCGGCGACGCCAGCCCGACCATGCAGGCCAAGCTGCTGCGGGTCCTCCAGTCCAAGGAGTTCTGCAAGGTGGGGTCGAGCATCGTCAAGACCGTGGACGTGCGCATCCTGGCCGCCACCCACAAGGACCTGCGGCGCATGGTCGGGGAGGGCTCTTTCCGCGAGGACCTGTTCTACCGGATCAACGTCATCGACATCAACGTGCCGCCCCTGTCCGAGCGCGAGGACGACATACTCGTGCTCATCAACCATTTTCTGGCCGAGTTCTCCAGGGCCATGCACCGCGAGCCGCCGACCATCTCGGACGAGGCCCTGCACGCCATGCGCCGTTTCGACTGGCCCGGCAACGTCCGCGAGCTGGAGAACCTCATCCAGCGGCTGGTGGTCATCGTGGATCACGACACCATCGAGATCACGGACCTGCCCGAAGCCATGCGCTTCAGCCTGCCGCGCGAGGGCAGCGTCAACCGGACCCTGGAGGAAGTGGAGCTCGAACACATCCGCAACGTCCTGGTCATGACCGGAGACAACAAGACCCGCGCGGCCGAGATCCTCGGCATCAACCGCAAGACCTTGCGGGAAAAACTCAAGCGCTTCGAAGGGATGGCCGGGCAGGGCGAATAG
- a CDS encoding FUSC family protein, whose protein sequence is MAFNVEKYLSSHVRHGMKVGLASVLAYVGAELIGLPYGYWAVITTVIVMQMHVADSIQMCLYRFTGTAIGAGMGILMILVFPPTHLYTLIAVFVGTGVCAYLTRYDARYRMAAITMAIVFLSSLQAENRIEYSLFRVAEIGVGVLCAFVVSVAVWPNRTTSVLLDRLCGQYDQVADDVLLLMDNFLHRQRKTDPDLFFDLAREVQANRDLYNKIYSTERRVFRDDMAKLSLQVNTLNSVVERLQSTPSLLNEVEGDGFDIIMTPELNLLARHLAVALRSIGRGVQYDPHPLARAVDRVEQRFIELREQGVIERFEVRRYFQVMSFINTVQHLGEFLLVVLNKPRGTV, encoded by the coding sequence ATGGCTTTCAACGTGGAAAAATACCTCAGCAGCCACGTCCGGCATGGCATGAAGGTCGGACTGGCCAGCGTTCTGGCCTACGTCGGGGCGGAACTTATCGGCCTGCCCTACGGGTACTGGGCGGTCATCACCACGGTCATCGTCATGCAGATGCATGTGGCCGACTCCATCCAGATGTGCCTGTACCGGTTCACCGGCACGGCCATCGGCGCGGGCATGGGCATCCTGATGATCCTCGTCTTCCCGCCCACCCACCTTTATACGCTCATCGCCGTGTTCGTGGGCACGGGCGTATGCGCCTACCTGACCCGCTACGACGCGCGCTACCGCATGGCGGCCATCACCATGGCCATCGTCTTCCTGTCCAGTCTGCAGGCGGAGAACCGCATCGAATACTCCCTGTTCCGGGTGGCCGAGATCGGCGTCGGTGTGCTCTGCGCCTTCGTGGTCTCGGTGGCGGTCTGGCCCAACCGGACCACCTCGGTCCTGCTCGACCGGCTGTGCGGACAATATGACCAAGTGGCCGACGACGTCCTGCTGCTCATGGACAATTTCCTGCACCGTCAACGCAAGACCGACCCGGATCTGTTCTTTGACCTGGCCCGCGAGGTCCAGGCCAACCGGGATCTCTACAACAAGATATATTCCACCGAGCGGCGCGTCTTCCGAGACGACATGGCCAAGCTCTCCCTGCAGGTCAACACGCTCAATTCCGTGGTCGAGCGGCTGCAATCCACGCCTTCCTTGCTCAACGAGGTGGAGGGCGACGGCTTCGACATCATCATGACACCGGAACTGAACCTCCTGGCCCGGCATCTGGCCGTGGCTCTGCGCTCCATCGGACGGGGCGTGCAGTACGATCCCCACCCCCTGGCCCGGGCCGTGGACAGGGTGGAGCAGCGGTTCATCGAACTGCGCGAGCAGGGCGTCATCGAACGGTTCGAGGTGCGCCGGTACTTCCAGGTCATGAGCTTCATCAACACCGTACAGCACCTGGGCGAATTCCTCCTGGTTGTCCTGAACAAGCCGCGCGGAACCGTATAG
- a CDS encoding cytochrome c3 family protein, with product MGAVVGYAIPEEKQEVPARIILDNTGGRVVFSHRTHADDYGADCADCHHDGLEGREYLPCGACHPAEFDETFRREHPKAFPDKEACLRCHDEVPTGPLPEDERPDIESIPTRGEAFHSLCMGCHEENGGPYGEDACYQCHAR from the coding sequence GTGGGAGCCGTGGTCGGCTACGCCATCCCGGAGGAAAAACAGGAGGTTCCCGCCCGGATCATCCTGGACAACACCGGGGGGCGGGTCGTGTTTTCCCACCGGACGCACGCGGATGACTACGGGGCCGACTGCGCGGACTGTCACCATGACGGACTCGAGGGCAGGGAGTACCTGCCGTGCGGAGCCTGCCACCCGGCGGAGTTCGACGAAACGTTCCGCCGCGAACACCCCAAGGCGTTCCCGGACAAGGAGGCCTGTCTGCGCTGTCACGACGAAGTGCCCACCGGGCCGCTTCCCGAGGATGAACGGCCGGACATCGAATCCATCCCGACCCGTGGCGAGGCCTTCCACTCCCTGTGCATGGGCTGCCACGAGGAAAACGGCGGTCCCTACGGGGAAGATGCCTGCTACCAGTGCCACGCGAGGTAA
- a CDS encoding 4Fe-4S dicluster domain-containing protein: MLKIHYSLDQKPADSIRDLEPPKVLNISVRNLVLKTKKGSVLAKGDLVAEHPSPCGGACHAALGGKVKAVNYHSLTVECSGGAETVEPVDVASMGKGSELIRALQELGVDVSPLSGRAEVLVINGLNPEPGVSVAQQLLRDGGEELRAGLDMARKLLSPDRTILAAPKGEAVSIPGAETVGIRAKYPYSLDALVVRAVTRKEFPEHTRVINVMDLFDLGKVALTGLPVTETFMTIDGHNYRVPVGTPVRHILEALELNVEPGDTIVLGGPFRGESIYSLDQGVKKEDYGMFITSSDAIPEVQDAACMNCGECVLQCPARVQPHLISRYAEYERFEEAERYGLNSCFECGLCAFNCFARRPLLQYIRFAKAQIRAKGQGTKA, translated from the coding sequence ATGCTGAAGATACACTATTCCCTGGATCAGAAACCGGCCGATTCCATCCGTGACCTGGAACCGCCCAAGGTCTTGAACATATCGGTGCGCAATCTCGTCCTGAAGACCAAGAAGGGCAGCGTGCTGGCCAAGGGCGACCTGGTCGCCGAACATCCGTCTCCCTGCGGCGGGGCCTGCCATGCGGCACTGGGCGGCAAGGTCAAGGCCGTCAACTACCACAGCCTGACCGTGGAATGCTCCGGCGGCGCCGAAACCGTCGAACCCGTGGACGTGGCGTCCATGGGCAAGGGATCGGAACTGATCCGGGCCCTGCAGGAGCTGGGCGTGGATGTCTCTCCGCTGTCGGGACGCGCCGAGGTCCTGGTGATCAACGGTCTGAACCCCGAGCCGGGCGTGTCCGTGGCCCAGCAGCTCCTGCGCGACGGCGGCGAGGAACTGCGCGCCGGATTGGACATGGCCCGCAAGCTGCTTTCCCCCGACCGCACCATCCTGGCCGCGCCCAAGGGCGAAGCCGTCTCCATACCCGGTGCGGAAACCGTGGGCATCCGGGCCAAGTATCCGTATTCCCTGGACGCCCTGGTGGTCCGCGCCGTGACCCGCAAGGAGTTCCCCGAGCACACCCGGGTCATCAACGTCATGGATCTGTTCGATCTCGGCAAGGTGGCCCTGACCGGACTGCCCGTCACCGAGACCTTCATGACCATCGACGGACACAACTACCGGGTGCCCGTGGGCACGCCCGTTCGCCATATTCTGGAGGCCCTCGAACTGAACGTCGAACCGGGCGACACCATCGTCCTGGGCGGACCGTTCAGGGGCGAGTCCATCTATAGCCTCGACCAGGGGGTCAAGAAGGAGGACTACGGCATGTTCATCACCTCCTCCGACGCCATTCCCGAGGTCCAGGACGCGGCGTGCATGAACTGCGGCGAATGCGTCCTGCAGTGCCCGGCCCGGGTGCAGCCCCACCTCATCAGCCGCTACGCCGAGTACGAGCGGTTCGAGGAGGCTGAGCGATACGGCCTGAACAGCTGTTTCGAGTGCGGCCTGTGCGCCTTCAACTGTTTCGCCAGACGGCCGCTGCTCCAGTACATCCGCTTCGCGAAGGCGCAGATCCGCGCCAAGGGGCAGGGAACCAAGGCCTAG
- a CDS encoding RnfABCDGE type electron transport complex subunit D — translation MNPPILKAMSDISLRLTVSPPPHWRSGRTIQGMMRAHLLALAPAAVMAVVMYGYRAFSVMGMAGTAAVLTEAVCLRLQKRDVDVDNYTALYAGVLFAFLLPATAPWWLAVVGGVLTIALGRTVFGGFGCNPVCAPLVAWAVCRFSWPEAMDIDLNLAAYMANSPVDQLMHFGVSSLGQFDYMDLFMGRGLGGLGSSQVVALTAGGLFLLATRWIRLFIPVGFLIGVAGTAAVYWTIDPTAYADPMFHLLAGSTIFGAFFLAPDTASSPVGKIPQTVFGLLAGAMVVIIRTYGVYPDGVPFAIMVANLLSPLLDRLRPKYFGVR, via the coding sequence ATGAATCCTCCAATTCTCAAGGCGATGTCCGACATCTCGCTTCGCCTGACGGTTTCGCCGCCGCCGCACTGGCGCAGCGGGCGGACCATCCAGGGCATGATGCGGGCCCACCTGCTGGCCCTGGCTCCGGCCGCCGTCATGGCGGTGGTCATGTACGGCTACCGCGCCTTTTCGGTCATGGGCATGGCCGGAACCGCCGCCGTGCTCACCGAGGCCGTCTGCCTCCGGCTCCAGAAGCGCGATGTGGACGTGGACAACTATACGGCCCTGTACGCGGGCGTGCTCTTCGCCTTCCTGCTTCCGGCCACCGCGCCTTGGTGGCTGGCGGTCGTCGGCGGGGTGCTGACCATCGCCCTGGGCCGGACCGTGTTCGGCGGCTTCGGCTGCAATCCGGTCTGCGCCCCGCTGGTGGCCTGGGCCGTGTGCCGGTTCTCCTGGCCCGAGGCCATGGACATCGACCTGAATCTGGCGGCCTACATGGCCAACAGCCCGGTTGACCAGCTCATGCACTTCGGCGTGTCCAGCCTCGGCCAGTTCGACTACATGGATCTGTTCATGGGCCGCGGGCTCGGCGGCCTGGGTTCGTCCCAGGTTGTGGCCCTGACCGCGGGCGGCCTCTTCCTGCTGGCCACCCGCTGGATCCGCCTGTTCATCCCGGTGGGCTTTTTGATCGGCGTGGCCGGCACGGCCGCCGTGTACTGGACCATCGATCCCACGGCCTATGCCGATCCCATGTTCCACCTGCTGGCCGGAAGCACCATCTTCGGTGCGTTCTTCCTGGCCCCGGACACCGCGTCCAGCCCGGTGGGCAAGATTCCCCAGACCGTGTTCGGCCTTCTCGCCGGGGCCATGGTCGTGATCATCCGCACCTACGGGGTGTATCCCGACGGCGTGCCCTTCGCCATCATGGTGGCGAACCTGCTCAGCCCGTTGCTGGACCGCCTCCGTCCCAAGTACTTCGGAGTCAGATAG
- the rnfG gene encoding RnfABCDGE type electron transport complex subunit G, with the protein MREIINMIVVLSLICAASGTLLVNLKRATKDKIEQQVLVNVQGPALMTVLAGCDNDPIAERQTVDGVTVFPARRSGKLVGVAFETAAPGYSGDVGVMVGFDLDADRLIGIGITTQTETPGVGTRIMKPAFLKQFKGHKVDSLALSSKGGDIDAVAGATYSSTGAVDAVRKALTVYKDIKPQIAALWPAS; encoded by the coding sequence ATGCGTGAAATCATCAATATGATAGTGGTCCTGTCGCTCATCTGTGCCGCCTCCGGCACCCTGTTGGTCAACCTGAAGCGGGCCACCAAGGACAAGATCGAACAACAGGTGCTCGTCAACGTCCAGGGACCGGCGCTGATGACCGTGCTCGCCGGATGCGACAACGATCCCATCGCCGAGCGCCAGACCGTGGACGGCGTGACCGTGTTCCCGGCCCGGCGTTCCGGCAAGCTCGTGGGCGTGGCCTTCGAGACCGCCGCTCCCGGTTATTCCGGCGATGTCGGCGTCATGGTCGGATTCGACCTGGACGCGGACCGGCTCATCGGCATCGGCATCACCACCCAGACCGAGACCCCGGGCGTGGGCACCCGCATCATGAAGCCCGCGTTCCTCAAGCAGTTCAAGGGCCACAAGGTCGATTCCCTGGCCCTGAGTTCCAAGGGCGGCGACATCGACGCCGTGGCCGGGGCGACCTATTCGTCCACCGGCGCGGTGGACGCGGTGCGCAAGGCCTTAACCGTCTACAAGGACATCAAGCCGCAAATCGCCGCCCTCTGGCCGGCGTCCTAG
- the rsxE gene encoding electron transport complex subunit RsxE — MSSIKKEFLKGLWDELPPFRVVLGLCPTLAVTSTAENGLGMGVAVLFVLTLSNAIISALRKIIPGKVRIACFIVIAASLVVAVELLMQAYTYSLYQKLGIFVPLIVVNCIILGRAEAFASRNPVLPSIADGLGMGLGFTLSLTFLGALREGLGSGTVFGVPVAWETFRPAHFMVMAPGAFVCLGVILAGMNAFNRYLSRKKGEPLTEPQNAACASCAGCNLCITGKKEG; from the coding sequence ATGAGTTCCATCAAGAAGGAATTCCTCAAGGGATTGTGGGACGAGCTGCCGCCGTTCCGCGTGGTGCTGGGCCTGTGTCCCACGCTGGCCGTGACCTCCACGGCCGAGAACGGGTTGGGAATGGGCGTGGCCGTGCTCTTCGTCCTGACCCTGTCCAACGCGATCATCTCGGCCCTGCGCAAGATCATCCCCGGCAAGGTGCGCATCGCCTGCTTCATCGTCATCGCGGCCTCCCTGGTCGTGGCCGTGGAGCTGCTCATGCAGGCCTACACCTATTCCCTGTACCAGAAGCTCGGCATCTTCGTGCCGCTGATCGTGGTCAACTGCATCATCCTGGGCCGGGCCGAGGCGTTCGCCTCCAGGAATCCGGTCCTGCCGTCCATCGCCGACGGCCTGGGCATGGGGCTCGGCTTCACCCTGTCCCTGACCTTTCTGGGCGCGTTGCGCGAGGGACTGGGCAGCGGCACCGTCTTCGGTGTCCCGGTGGCCTGGGAGACCTTCCGGCCCGCCCACTTCATGGTCATGGCCCCGGGCGCGTTCGTCTGCCTGGGCGTCATCCTGGCGGGCATGAACGCCTTCAATCGGTATCTGAGCCGGAAGAAGGGCGAACCGCTCACTGAACCGCAGAACGCGGCCTGCGCCTCCTGCGCCGGCTGCAACCTGTGCATCACGGGCAAGAAGGAAGGGTAG
- a CDS encoding electron transport complex protein RnfA, giving the protein MDYFMLFVSAIFINNIVLVQYLGTCPFMGTSKSTDVAIGMGAAVIFVMLMATAFTWPLQHYVLTPYGIGYLQTIVFILVIASLVQFVELFLKKVIPPLHASLGLFLPLITTNCAVMGVAIMVQRSNYSFVKAMAFSLASGIGFLIALVIISSIRERLDVSPVPTVFRGIPVALITAGVMSLVFLAFQGMAA; this is encoded by the coding sequence ATGGATTACTTCATGCTGTTCGTCTCGGCGATCTTCATCAACAACATCGTCCTGGTCCAGTATCTGGGCACCTGTCCGTTCATGGGCACGTCCAAGTCCACGGACGTGGCCATCGGCATGGGCGCGGCGGTCATCTTCGTCATGCTCATGGCCACGGCCTTCACCTGGCCCCTGCAGCATTACGTGCTGACCCCGTATGGGATCGGCTATCTGCAGACCATCGTGTTCATCCTGGTCATCGCCTCCCTGGTCCAGTTCGTGGAGCTGTTCCTGAAGAAGGTCATTCCGCCCCTGCACGCCTCGCTCGGGCTGTTCCTGCCCCTGATCACCACCAACTGCGCGGTCATGGGCGTGGCCATCATGGTGCAACGCAGCAACTATTCGTTCGTCAAGGCGATGGCCTTTTCCCTTGCCTCGGGCATCGGATTCCTCATCGCCCTGGTGATCATCTCCTCCATTCGCGAGCGGCTGGACGTCTCCCCGGTGCCGACGGTCTTCCGGGGCATTCCGGTGGCCCTCATCACGGCGGGCGTAATGTCGTTGGTCTTCCTGGCTTTCCAGGGCATGGCCGCTTAA
- a CDS encoding FAD-dependent oxidoreductase, which translates to MVTSSILVLFLLGLTAASVLAVAARILHVKEDPRVVSVEACLPGANCGGCGYPGCSAAATAVVNGDAPPELCVAANMETATRIAAIMGSEVQFKEPKVATNICSGGSRANLLFDYKGVEDCRAEALLYGGEKSCGIGCIGLGTCVKVCGFNAIRLSDAGLPVVDWNACRSCGKCAEACPTGAIRISSVASVLLHLNQTDDCLAPCMQKCPAQINVRRYIQQLKQGDMRGAMLTIKEHNPLPLAVGRVCPAPCENICRRKIVDEGVAIHTLHRYVADWEMQSGTRVNLHCNPPSGHKVAIIGGGPAGLSCAYFLRRVGHEPVIFEKREHIGGMMRGIIPEYRLPAKVVDWEVQTILNLGVETRTGVAFGRDVTLADLEKEGFEAVFIATGAWKVPPLGIDNDDAEGVLDSISFLHGVGHVYTDLRGKTVAVVGGSNTAMDVVRSAARLGAEVVALVPCIQRKMSANKEEILRAVEIGGDLRYMTAPLAIEVENGAVSGVTYCDLAYDNPEKPVGEPKPVSGTKAFVRADMVIAATDRLVDDGPLCDAEGKPMFKKDKKTGGITANPTTLQTDIPNVFVGGEVHTGRSILIQAVADGRRAARAIHFHVTEGAVPEPDNQQVQVIPESILKDMRVNYSIPRVQEPLISMDERRHTFKEEVAGSIAYEKARKEASRCLRCGLTCYDADAGAEYTLDEDVTVINAPGGE; encoded by the coding sequence ATGGTAACCTCATCCATACTGGTTCTGTTTCTCCTGGGGTTGACGGCGGCGTCCGTCCTGGCGGTTGCCGCCCGTATACTCCACGTCAAGGAAGACCCCCGCGTGGTCAGTGTCGAGGCATGCCTGCCCGGCGCCAACTGCGGCGGCTGCGGATATCCCGGGTGCTCGGCCGCGGCCACGGCCGTGGTCAACGGCGACGCGCCCCCCGAGCTCTGTGTGGCGGCCAACATGGAAACCGCCACGCGCATAGCCGCGATCATGGGATCCGAAGTGCAGTTCAAGGAGCCCAAGGTGGCCACGAACATCTGCAGCGGCGGCTCCCGGGCCAACCTCCTGTTCGACTACAAGGGCGTGGAGGACTGCCGCGCCGAAGCCTTGCTCTATGGCGGCGAGAAGTCCTGCGGCATCGGCTGCATCGGGCTCGGCACCTGCGTCAAGGTCTGCGGCTTCAACGCCATCCGCCTGAGCGACGCCGGGCTGCCCGTGGTGGACTGGAACGCCTGCCGGTCCTGCGGCAAGTGCGCCGAAGCGTGCCCCACCGGGGCCATCCGCATCTCCAGCGTGGCCAGCGTGCTCCTGCACCTCAACCAGACCGATGACTGCCTGGCCCCGTGCATGCAGAAGTGCCCGGCCCAGATCAACGTCCGGCGCTACATCCAGCAGCTCAAGCAGGGCGACATGCGCGGCGCCATGCTGACCATCAAGGAGCACAATCCGCTGCCGCTGGCCGTGGGCAGGGTCTGCCCCGCGCCGTGCGAAAACATCTGCCGCCGCAAGATCGTGGACGAGGGCGTGGCCATCCACACCCTGCACCGCTACGTGGCCGATTGGGAGATGCAGAGCGGAACGCGCGTGAACCTGCACTGCAACCCGCCCAGCGGGCACAAGGTGGCGATCATAGGCGGCGGCCCGGCCGGGCTGTCCTGCGCCTACTTCCTGCGCCGCGTGGGCCATGAGCCGGTCATCTTCGAGAAGCGCGAGCACATCGGCGGCATGATGCGCGGCATCATCCCCGAGTACCGCCTGCCCGCCAAGGTGGTGGACTGGGAGGTCCAGACCATCCTCAATCTCGGCGTGGAGACCCGCACCGGCGTGGCCTTCGGCCGGGACGTGACCCTGGCCGATCTCGAGAAGGAAGGGTTCGAGGCTGTGTTCATCGCCACGGGCGCGTGGAAGGTGCCGCCGCTCGGCATAGACAACGACGACGCCGAGGGCGTGCTGGACTCCATCTCGTTCCTGCACGGCGTGGGCCATGTGTACACCGACCTGCGCGGCAAGACCGTGGCCGTGGTGGGCGGCAGCAACACCGCCATGGACGTGGTCCGTTCCGCCGCCCGCCTGGGAGCCGAGGTCGTCGCCCTGGTGCCGTGCATCCAGCGCAAGATGTCCGCCAACAAGGAGGAGATCCTCCGCGCCGTCGAGATCGGCGGGGATCTGCGGTACATGACCGCGCCCCTGGCCATCGAGGTGGAGAACGGCGCGGTCAGCGGCGTGACCTATTGCGACCTGGCCTACGACAACCCCGAGAAGCCCGTGGGCGAACCCAAGCCCGTGTCCGGGACCAAGGCGTTCGTCCGGGCCGACATGGTCATCGCGGCCACGGACCGCCTGGTGGACGACGGTCCGCTGTGCGACGCCGAGGGCAAGCCGATGTTCAAGAAAGACAAGAAGACCGGTGGGATCACCGCAAACCCGACCACGTTGCAAACCGACATCCCCAACGTGTTCGTGGGCGGAGAGGTGCATACCGGCCGCAGCATCCTGATCCAGGCGGTGGCCGACGGCCGCCGGGCCGCCCGCGCCATTCACTTCCACGTGACCGAAGGGGCCGTTCCGGAACCTGACAACCAGCAGGTCCAGGTCATCCCGGAGTCGATCCTCAAGGACATGCGTGTGAACTACTCCATCCCCAGGGTGCAGGAGCCCCTGATCAGCATGGACGAGCGCAGGCACA